In Methanobrevibacter ruminantium, the following proteins share a genomic window:
- a CDS encoding AMP-binding protein, which yields MSELFTELSLGKFFESQVEKQPDHEFIVYPDRNLRFTYKEFDERVDNMAKGLLSIGIKKGDHVGIWAKNVPEWLTFMFATAKIGATIVTVNTAYQSHELEYVLKQSDMKALAMTDGFRDTSYFDIINELVPEMKTSARGNLKSEKFPCLKYIIHVGQEKHRGMFNTNELLLLGMNYDDDEYQKVKDSVTQHDVINMQYTSGTEGFPKGVMLTSRNIVNDGYYIGENMNYTPADRLLLQVPLFHCFGTVLGVMAVITHGSTMIMLEEYDPLLAISSIQKEKCTSIYGVPTMFIGMMNHPMFDMFDMSSLRTGIMAGSTCPVETMKDAIEKMNMKEITSVYGLTEAAPGFTQTNAADTFEKKINTVGRKFPNIEVKIVDPETGEELGPGETGEIMCRGFNVMKGYYNMPEKTAETIEPDGWLHSGDLATVDEEGYYSIVGRIKDMIIRGGENIYPREIEEYLFTHECVQDVQVAGIPDEKYGEIVGAFIIKEPGYDDVTEADIRDFCIGSIARYKVPKYVFFVDEFPLTTSGKIQKYKLGEIGLRLLDERRERGEL from the coding sequence ATGAGTGAACTATTTACTGAACTTTCACTTGGAAAATTCTTTGAGAGCCAAGTTGAAAAGCAACCTGATCATGAATTTATCGTTTACCCCGACAGAAACCTTAGATTCACATATAAAGAGTTTGATGAAAGAGTAGACAATATGGCTAAAGGTCTACTTTCCATCGGAATAAAAAAAGGAGACCATGTAGGCATTTGGGCTAAAAACGTGCCTGAATGGTTAACATTTATGTTTGCAACCGCTAAAATCGGTGCAACAATCGTTACTGTGAACACAGCTTACCAATCCCATGAATTAGAATACGTTTTGAAACAGTCAGATATGAAAGCATTGGCAATGACTGATGGATTTAGGGATACAAGCTATTTTGATATCATTAATGAACTTGTTCCAGAAATGAAAACAAGTGCAAGAGGAAATTTGAAAAGTGAAAAATTCCCTTGCTTAAAATACATTATCCATGTAGGGCAGGAAAAGCATAGGGGAATGTTCAATACAAATGAATTATTGCTTCTTGGAATGAACTATGATGATGATGAGTATCAGAAAGTTAAGGATTCCGTTACACAACATGATGTAATCAATATGCAATATACAAGTGGTACTGAGGGATTCCCTAAAGGAGTAATGCTTACAAGCCGTAACATTGTTAATGACGGATATTACATTGGAGAAAACATGAATTATACTCCTGCTGACAGGCTTCTCTTACAAGTGCCTTTATTCCACTGCTTTGGAACTGTACTGGGAGTGATGGCAGTCATTACACATGGTTCCACTATGATTATGCTTGAAGAATATGACCCTCTTCTTGCAATTTCATCAATTCAAAAGGAAAAATGCACATCCATCTATGGAGTTCCAACCATGTTCATTGGAATGATGAACCATCCGATGTTTGATATGTTTGATATGTCTTCACTTAGAACTGGTATCATGGCAGGTTCCACATGTCCGGTTGAAACCATGAAAGATGCAATTGAAAAGATGAACATGAAGGAAATTACCAGTGTATACGGCCTTACTGAAGCAGCACCAGGATTTACTCAAACCAATGCAGCGGATACATTTGAGAAAAAAATCAATACTGTAGGAAGAAAATTCCCTAATATTGAAGTTAAGATTGTAGATCCTGAAACCGGTGAGGAACTTGGACCTGGAGAAACTGGAGAAATCATGTGCAGAGGTTTCAATGTAATGAAAGGTTACTACAATATGCCTGAAAAAACCGCTGAAACCATTGAACCGGATGGATGGCTACACTCTGGAGACTTAGCTACTGTAGATGAGGAAGGTTACTACTCAATTGTAGGAAGAATCAAGGACATGATCATTCGTGGTGGAGAAAACATCTATCCAAGAGAAATCGAAGAGTATCTCTTCACTCATGAATGTGTACAGGATGTTCAGGTAGCAGGTATTCCTGATGAGAAATACGGTGAAATCGTTGGTGCATTCATTATCAAGGAACCTGGATACGATGATGTTACTGAAGCGGATATCAGAGACTTCTGTATCGGCAGCATTGCTAGATATAAAGTTCCTAAATATGTGTTCTTTGTAGATGAGTTCCCACTTACCACAAGTGGTAAAATCCAAAAATACAAATTAGGTGAAATCGGATTAAGGCTTCTCGATGAGAGAAGAGAAAGAGGAGAATTATAA